The following coding sequences lie in one Anoplolepis gracilipes chromosome 4, ASM4749672v1, whole genome shotgun sequence genomic window:
- the Nompa gene encoding uncharacterized protein Nompa isoform X6: MWRTHQSICVLPIICVFIILNLLINVSAQTTCNGGLGRVVYERLPDQQLQGFDDDVVRDSAPPFRVLEKCQELCLRDRTATNNLVRACTSFDFQPGSRIASFSGAAEYEESTCYLTREQAQPEGIGNLMLVPNSVHFTEVCLASDRIERECPNRRYVFERHPRKKLKLPLTDIKEVSAANRTDCEDRCLNEFSFVCRSATYDTALRSCSLSRFTRRTHAELLEDDPNSDYLENTCLNAERRCDGLAVFVKEENKRLRGPFEVDIYTNLTLDECQALCLRAEKYFCRSVEFDEQTRQCVISEEDSVSQKDDIGISSSPSHHFYDLVCLDNPRGSEYPDSSSTSHLFSDGRRPDTAFQRYRNSRLSGEFHSEITGRSLSECLDECLRQTSFQCRSAVYSEHYHTCRLSRFNQRDGHRIIYDADYDYYENLMHQYLDSDRDGPGYRPDPLGQDTNFGRPSLGRPGYPDDYDKGYSSSVKPDRYPDRYPDRMPDRYPDRYPDRYPDRYPDRRPLDDRYPDNKYPGQYPLGDTDNYPDRYPLGDRYPNRYPVGDRYPTGERYPTGDRYPTGDRYPTGDRYPTGDRYPTGDRYPTGDRYPSSDRYPVGDRYPISDRYPISDRYPISDRYPIRGGDRHPTGGDRYPMPDSGTLDRYPANGRYPVIHGVRYPSTPSRYPVDVSDRYPNMIDRYPFSEDPLDRYPTALGGDRNPIDRYPASSRYPEKDPYSNRSRYPPGYGMYSHGFVDDGRSPQSHGPEPRPHYGGGPYGPAARPPAGGYGGYGGSDSGIVGGGYIGEGGVYNSRPFGTTGGPIIGRPPLVSRCEEQDNFRQVGPHTRVRKPFVRRYTTASSLAQCERECADARDFVCRSFNYRPYAAPYGAERDNCELSDRDSRDMDMGNPVYYDTGSDYDFYERNNGRQGADGECLDVSQVCSEDGMEFTLRTPEGFIGRIYTYGYYDRCFFRGNGGTVNVLRISGPQGYPECGTQRYGDTMTNIVVVQFSDYVQTGRDKRFNLTCLFRGPGEAVVTSGYIGAGSGSPIPIEYLPAENTLSSKVRLMILYQGRPTTTIAVGDPLTFRLEAQDGYNYVTDIFATNVIARDPYSGRSVQLIDRYGCPVDNYVFPGLDRLRDGDSLEARFNAFKIPESNFLVFEANVRTCRDGCQPAYCSGGTGRSEPSFGRRRRDVNNDTVANEDEMLPITVMDGDTENATIFNTTSIADEPGNEEDEEEEEHVREMIEVLDSRMDIEDETVVERQTKILENICITQNEYYGLVTAVGILVVLLASVVLLSMLVYRKYVYSVIMKNRRLDKTCSRSSHSDEPYSSRVNNFSFMRTGLQKPFQASSISRSMSNAISQRFASSSTALEGAVGLSTGRRSGFDPSEPIYTDPSLFEVTRCSNTAKSTLNDNFHLM; this comes from the exons TTTCAGCGCAAACAACCTGCAATGGTGGTTTAGGTAGAGTCGTTTACGAGAGACTTCCAGATCAACAACTTCAGGGTTTTGACGACGATGTG GTGCGAGACTCGGCGCCTCCGTTTAGGGTTCTGGAGAAGTGTCAAGAGCTATGTCTTCGTGACAGAACGGCAACGAACAACTTGGTCCGCGCGTGTACGAGCTTTGACTTTCAACCTGGCAGTAGAATTGCGTCCTTCAGCGGAGCAGCCGAGTACGAAGAGAGTACTTGCTATTTAACGAGGGAACAGGCGCAGCCGGAGGGCATCGGAAATCTCATGCTCGTACCGAACAGCGTGCATTTTACCGAAGTGTGCCTGGCGT CCGATAGAATAGAGAGAGAATGCCCAAACCGTCGTTACGTATTTGAAAGGCATCCAAGGAAGAAGCTAAAGTTACCCCTGACGGACATCAAAGAAGTTAGTGCTGCGAATAGAACCGATTGTGAAGATAG GTGTCTTAACGAGTTCAGTTTCGTCTGCCGATCAGCGACATATGATACTGCCTTGAGAAGCTGTTCTCTCAGTCGTTTTACGAGAAGAACTCATGCCGAATTACTAGAGGATGATCCGAATTCTGATTATCTGGAAAATACATGTCTCAATG CCGAGCGACGATGTGATGGCCTCGCTGTATTTGttaaagaagaaaacaaaCGTTTACGCGGTCCGTTTGAGGTGGATATTTACACGAATCTCACTTTGGACGAATGTCAGGCGCTATGTCTTAGGGCGGAGAAATATTTCTGTCGAAGCGTCGAGTTCGACGAGCAAACTCGACAATGTGTCATATCTGAGGAAGATTCGGTTTCGCAAAAGGATGACATCGGCATCAGTAGCAGCCCCAGTCATCACTTTTACGATCTTGTCTGCTTAGATAATC CGCGCGGTTCGGAATACCCGGACAGCAGCTCGACGTCGCACCTGTTCTCCGACGGTCGACGTCCAGACACGGCCTTCCAGCGTTATCGGAACTCGCGTCTAAGCGGTGAGTTTCATTCGGAGATTACTGGACGCAGTCTCAGCGAGTGCCTTGACGAGTGTCTCCGGCAAACGAGTTTCCAATGCCGCAGTGCCGTCTACTCCGAGCATTATCACACTTGTCGATTAAGCCGATTCAATCAGCGGGATGGTCACAGGATTATCTACGATGCTGATTACGACTATTACGAAAATCTCATGC ATCAATATTTAGACAGTGATCGCGATGGCCCTGGATACAGACCGGATCCTCTGGGACAGGACACAAACTTTGGACGACCCTCTTTAGGAAGACCGG GCTACCCAGACGATTATGATAAAGGATACTCCAGCAGCGTCAAACCGGATCGTTATCCTGATCGCTATCCCGATCGTATGCCAGATCGTTATCCAGATCGTTATCCCGATCGCTATCCAGACCGTTATCCCGATCGTCGTCCTTTAGATGATAGGTATCCAGATAACAAGTATCCTGGACAGTATCCTTTGGGCGATACAGACAATTATCCAGATCGATATCCTCTTGGCGATCGATATCCCAATAGATATCCTGTTGGAGATCGTTATCCTACAGGAGAACGTTATCCCACAGGAGATCGTTATCCTACAGGAGATCGTTATCCCACAGGAGATCGTTATCCCACAGGAGATCGTTATCCTACAGGAGATCGTTATCCCACAGGAGATCGTTATCCTTCTTCCGATCGTTATCCAGTTGGAGACCGTTATCCAATCTCTGATCGGTATCCGATTTCGGATCGATATCCGATTTCTGATCGATATCCCATTAGAGGAGGAGATCGTCATCCTACCGGAGGTGACAGATATCCTATGCCCGATTCCGGAACACTAGACAGATATCCTGCGAATGGCCGATATCCTGTAATACATGGCGTTCGATACCCATCAACTCCAAGCAGATATCCTGTCGACGTCAGTGATCGTTATCCAAATATGATCGATCGGTATCCTTTCTCAGAAGATCCACTGGATCGATATCCTACGGCATTAGGCGGTGATCGAAATCCAATCGATCGGTATCCAGCCAGTAGCAGATATCCTGAAAAAGATCCTTACTCAAATCG TAGCAGGTACCCACCAGGATACGGAATGTATTCGCACGGGTTCGTCGATGACGGTCGCAGCCCTCAGAGCCATGGTCCTGAGCCACGACCTCACTATGGTGGTGGACCTTACGGTCCGGCTGCGCGACCCCCCGCTGGAGGATACGGAGGCTACGGAGGCAGCGATAGCGGAATCGTGGGTGGCGGATACATAGGTGAAGGTGGTGTCTACAATTCTCGTCCGTTTGGTACCACTGGCGGGCCCATCATAGGCAGGCCTCCCTTGGTATCCAGATGCGAAGAGCAAGATAACTTTAGACAAGTTGGACCTCATACTAGGGTGCGAAAGCCGTTTGTCAGACGGTATACCACTGCCTCGTCGCTAGCTCAGTGCGAGAGAGAATGCGCCGACGCTAGAGACTTTGTTTGCAG ATCCTTCAATTACCGACCCTACGCCGCGCCTTACGGGGCCGAGAGGGACAATTGCGAGCTCAGTGACCGGGACTCCAGGGACATGGACATGGGTAACCCAGTTTATTACGACACGGGCTCCGATTACGACTTCTACGAGAGGAATAATGGTCGCCAGGGCGCGGACGGGGAATGTCTGGACG TAAGTCAAGTCTGTAGCGAGGATGGGATGGAATTTACTCTGCGAACGCCGGAGGGTTTCATTGGGCGAATTTACACTTACGGATACTACGATCGGTGCTTCTTCCGCGGGAACGGCGGAACCGTGAATGTGCTTCGTATCAGCGGACCACAGGGATACCCCGAGTGCGGTACACAGCGA TACGGCGATACGATGACGAACATTGTGGTGGTGCAATTTTCGGACTATGTGCAAACCGGACGAGATAAGCGATTCAACCTGACGTGCCTGTTTCGAGGACCTGGCGAGGCTGTCGTCACGTCCGGCTACATCGGTGCCGG ATCAGGGTCTCCCATCCCTATTGAATACCTCCCAGCGGAAAACACCCTAAGTTCCAAAGTACGTTTGATGATTCTCTATCAAGGTAGACCTACGACCACTATCGCTGTTGGTGACCCTCTTACTTTCAGACTCGAAGCTCAAGACGG ATACAATTACGTAACAGATATATTTGCTACCAATGTTATTGCAAGAGATCCCTACTCTGGTAGAAGTGTTCAACTGATAGACAGATACGG CTGTCCAGTGGACAACTACGTGTTTCCGGGATTGGATCGCCTTCGTGACGGCGACAGCCTCGAGGCCCGCTTTAACGCCTTCAAAATACCCGAATCAAATTTCCTGGTGTTCGAGGCGAATGTGCGAACGTGTCGTGACGGCTGCCAACCGGCGTATTGCTCCGGTGGTACCGGTAGAAGCGAGCCGTCCTTCGGTAGACGGCGAAGAGACGTAAATAACGATACGGTAGCGAATGAAGACGAAATGTTGCCGATAACCGTGATGGACGGTGACACCGAGAACGCGACGATCTTTAACACGACTAGCATAGCGGATGAGCCCGGGAACGAAGAAgacgaggaggaggaagagcaTGTCAGAGAAATGATAGAG GTTCTCGACTCGAGAATGGACATCGAAGATGAAACTGTCGTTGAAAGACAAACCAAGATTctggaaaatatttgtataactcAAAACGAATATTATGGATTAGTTACAGCAGTGGGAATTCTCGTCGTTCTCTTAGCATCCGTTGTTCTCTTATCTATGCTTGTTTACAG AAAATACGTTTATTCCGTGATCATGAAAAATCGTAGACTCGACAAAACCTGCAGCCGCAGCAGCCATTCCGATGAGCCGTATAGTAGCCGAGTCAAcaacttttcttttatgaGGACAGGTCTTCAAAAACCATTTCAAGCCTC ATCAATTTCGAGATCAATGAGCAATGCCATCAGCCAACGTTTCGCCTCATCGTCTACCGCTCTGGAGGGTGCTGTGGGATTATCTACTGGACGACGTAGCGGTTTCGATCCGAGCGAACCGATTTACACCGATCCCTCGCTCTTCGAGGTCACTCGTTGTTCGAACACCGCGAAATCGACCCTCAACGATAACTTTCATCTTATGTAA
- the Nompa gene encoding uncharacterized protein Nompa isoform X3, which produces MWRTHQSICVLPIICVFIILNLLINVSAQTTCNGGLGRVVYERLPDQQLQGFDDDVVRDSAPPFRVLEKCQELCLRDRTATNNLVRACTSFDFQPGSRIASFSGAAEYEESTCYLTREQAQPEGIGNLMLVPNSVHFTEVCLASDRIERECPNRRYVFERHPRKKLKLPLTDIKEVSAANRTDCEDRCLNEFSFVCRSATYDTALRSCSLSRFTRRTHAELLEDDPNSDYLENTCLNAERRCDGLAVFVKEENKRLRGPFEVDIYTNLTLDECQALCLRAEKYFCRSVEFDEQTRQCVISEEDSVSQKDDIGISSSPSHHFYDLVCLDNHPSVARGSEYPDSSSTSHLFSDGRRPDTAFQRYRNSRLSGEFHSEITGRSLSECLDECLRQTSFQCRSAVYSEHYHTCRLSRFNQRDGHRIIYDADYDYYENLMHQYLDSDRDGPGYRPDPLGQDTNFGRPSLGRPGYPDDYDKGYSSSVKPDRYPDRYPDRMPDRYPDRYPDRYPDRYPDRRPLDDRYPDNKYPGQYPLGDTDNYPDRYPLGDRYPNRYPVGDRYPTGERYPTGDRYPTGDRYPTGDRYPTGDRYPTGDRYPTGDRYPSSDRYPVGDRYPISDRYPISDRYPISDRYPIRGGDRHPTGGDRYPMPDSGTLDRYPANGRYPVIHGVRYPSTPSRYPVDVSDRYPNMIDRYPFSEDPLDRYPTALGGDRNPIDRYPASSRYPEKDPYSNRSRYPPGYGMYSHGFVDDGRSPQSHGPEPRPHYGGGPYGPAARPPAGGYGGYGGSDSGIVGGGYIGEGGVYNSRPFGTTGGPIIGRPPLVSRCEEQDNFRQVGPHTRVRKPFVRRYTTASSLAQCERECADARDFVCRSFNYRPYAAPYGAERDNCELSDRDSRDMDMGNPVYYDTGSDYDFYERNNGRQGADGECLDVSQVCSEDGMEFTLRTPEGFIGRIYTYGYYDRCFFRGNGGTVNVLRISGPQGYPECGTQRYGDTMTNIVVVQFSDYVQTGRDKRFNLTCLFRGPGEAVVTSGYIGAGSGSPIPIEYLPAENTLSSKVRLMILYQGRPTTTIAVGDPLTFRLEAQDGYNYVTDIFATNVIARDPYSGRSVQLIDRYGCPVDNYVFPGLDRLRDGDSLEARFNAFKIPESNFLVFEANVRTCRDGCQPAYCSGGTGRSEPSFGRRRRDVNNDTVANEDEMLPITVMDGDTENATIFNTTSIADEPGNEEDEEEEEHVREMIEVLDSRMDIEDETVVERQTKILENICITQNEYYGLVTAVGILVVLLASVVLLSMLVYRKYVYSVIMKNRRLDKTCSRSSHSDEPYSSRVNNFSFMRTGLQKPFQASSISRSMSNAISQRFASSSTALEGAVGLSTGRRSGFDPSEPIYTDPSLFEVTRCSNTAKSTLNDNFHLM; this is translated from the exons TTTCAGCGCAAACAACCTGCAATGGTGGTTTAGGTAGAGTCGTTTACGAGAGACTTCCAGATCAACAACTTCAGGGTTTTGACGACGATGTG GTGCGAGACTCGGCGCCTCCGTTTAGGGTTCTGGAGAAGTGTCAAGAGCTATGTCTTCGTGACAGAACGGCAACGAACAACTTGGTCCGCGCGTGTACGAGCTTTGACTTTCAACCTGGCAGTAGAATTGCGTCCTTCAGCGGAGCAGCCGAGTACGAAGAGAGTACTTGCTATTTAACGAGGGAACAGGCGCAGCCGGAGGGCATCGGAAATCTCATGCTCGTACCGAACAGCGTGCATTTTACCGAAGTGTGCCTGGCGT CCGATAGAATAGAGAGAGAATGCCCAAACCGTCGTTACGTATTTGAAAGGCATCCAAGGAAGAAGCTAAAGTTACCCCTGACGGACATCAAAGAAGTTAGTGCTGCGAATAGAACCGATTGTGAAGATAG GTGTCTTAACGAGTTCAGTTTCGTCTGCCGATCAGCGACATATGATACTGCCTTGAGAAGCTGTTCTCTCAGTCGTTTTACGAGAAGAACTCATGCCGAATTACTAGAGGATGATCCGAATTCTGATTATCTGGAAAATACATGTCTCAATG CCGAGCGACGATGTGATGGCCTCGCTGTATTTGttaaagaagaaaacaaaCGTTTACGCGGTCCGTTTGAGGTGGATATTTACACGAATCTCACTTTGGACGAATGTCAGGCGCTATGTCTTAGGGCGGAGAAATATTTCTGTCGAAGCGTCGAGTTCGACGAGCAAACTCGACAATGTGTCATATCTGAGGAAGATTCGGTTTCGCAAAAGGATGACATCGGCATCAGTAGCAGCCCCAGTCATCACTTTTACGATCTTGTCTGCTTAGATAATC ATCCGTCCGTAGCGCGCGGTTCGGAATACCCGGACAGCAGCTCGACGTCGCACCTGTTCTCCGACGGTCGACGTCCAGACACGGCCTTCCAGCGTTATCGGAACTCGCGTCTAAGCGGTGAGTTTCATTCGGAGATTACTGGACGCAGTCTCAGCGAGTGCCTTGACGAGTGTCTCCGGCAAACGAGTTTCCAATGCCGCAGTGCCGTCTACTCCGAGCATTATCACACTTGTCGATTAAGCCGATTCAATCAGCGGGATGGTCACAGGATTATCTACGATGCTGATTACGACTATTACGAAAATCTCATGC ATCAATATTTAGACAGTGATCGCGATGGCCCTGGATACAGACCGGATCCTCTGGGACAGGACACAAACTTTGGACGACCCTCTTTAGGAAGACCGG GCTACCCAGACGATTATGATAAAGGATACTCCAGCAGCGTCAAACCGGATCGTTATCCTGATCGCTATCCCGATCGTATGCCAGATCGTTATCCAGATCGTTATCCCGATCGCTATCCAGACCGTTATCCCGATCGTCGTCCTTTAGATGATAGGTATCCAGATAACAAGTATCCTGGACAGTATCCTTTGGGCGATACAGACAATTATCCAGATCGATATCCTCTTGGCGATCGATATCCCAATAGATATCCTGTTGGAGATCGTTATCCTACAGGAGAACGTTATCCCACAGGAGATCGTTATCCTACAGGAGATCGTTATCCCACAGGAGATCGTTATCCCACAGGAGATCGTTATCCTACAGGAGATCGTTATCCCACAGGAGATCGTTATCCTTCTTCCGATCGTTATCCAGTTGGAGACCGTTATCCAATCTCTGATCGGTATCCGATTTCGGATCGATATCCGATTTCTGATCGATATCCCATTAGAGGAGGAGATCGTCATCCTACCGGAGGTGACAGATATCCTATGCCCGATTCCGGAACACTAGACAGATATCCTGCGAATGGCCGATATCCTGTAATACATGGCGTTCGATACCCATCAACTCCAAGCAGATATCCTGTCGACGTCAGTGATCGTTATCCAAATATGATCGATCGGTATCCTTTCTCAGAAGATCCACTGGATCGATATCCTACGGCATTAGGCGGTGATCGAAATCCAATCGATCGGTATCCAGCCAGTAGCAGATATCCTGAAAAAGATCCTTACTCAAATCG TAGCAGGTACCCACCAGGATACGGAATGTATTCGCACGGGTTCGTCGATGACGGTCGCAGCCCTCAGAGCCATGGTCCTGAGCCACGACCTCACTATGGTGGTGGACCTTACGGTCCGGCTGCGCGACCCCCCGCTGGAGGATACGGAGGCTACGGAGGCAGCGATAGCGGAATCGTGGGTGGCGGATACATAGGTGAAGGTGGTGTCTACAATTCTCGTCCGTTTGGTACCACTGGCGGGCCCATCATAGGCAGGCCTCCCTTGGTATCCAGATGCGAAGAGCAAGATAACTTTAGACAAGTTGGACCTCATACTAGGGTGCGAAAGCCGTTTGTCAGACGGTATACCACTGCCTCGTCGCTAGCTCAGTGCGAGAGAGAATGCGCCGACGCTAGAGACTTTGTTTGCAG ATCCTTCAATTACCGACCCTACGCCGCGCCTTACGGGGCCGAGAGGGACAATTGCGAGCTCAGTGACCGGGACTCCAGGGACATGGACATGGGTAACCCAGTTTATTACGACACGGGCTCCGATTACGACTTCTACGAGAGGAATAATGGTCGCCAGGGCGCGGACGGGGAATGTCTGGACG TAAGTCAAGTCTGTAGCGAGGATGGGATGGAATTTACTCTGCGAACGCCGGAGGGTTTCATTGGGCGAATTTACACTTACGGATACTACGATCGGTGCTTCTTCCGCGGGAACGGCGGAACCGTGAATGTGCTTCGTATCAGCGGACCACAGGGATACCCCGAGTGCGGTACACAGCGA TACGGCGATACGATGACGAACATTGTGGTGGTGCAATTTTCGGACTATGTGCAAACCGGACGAGATAAGCGATTCAACCTGACGTGCCTGTTTCGAGGACCTGGCGAGGCTGTCGTCACGTCCGGCTACATCGGTGCCGG ATCAGGGTCTCCCATCCCTATTGAATACCTCCCAGCGGAAAACACCCTAAGTTCCAAAGTACGTTTGATGATTCTCTATCAAGGTAGACCTACGACCACTATCGCTGTTGGTGACCCTCTTACTTTCAGACTCGAAGCTCAAGACGG ATACAATTACGTAACAGATATATTTGCTACCAATGTTATTGCAAGAGATCCCTACTCTGGTAGAAGTGTTCAACTGATAGACAGATACGG CTGTCCAGTGGACAACTACGTGTTTCCGGGATTGGATCGCCTTCGTGACGGCGACAGCCTCGAGGCCCGCTTTAACGCCTTCAAAATACCCGAATCAAATTTCCTGGTGTTCGAGGCGAATGTGCGAACGTGTCGTGACGGCTGCCAACCGGCGTATTGCTCCGGTGGTACCGGTAGAAGCGAGCCGTCCTTCGGTAGACGGCGAAGAGACGTAAATAACGATACGGTAGCGAATGAAGACGAAATGTTGCCGATAACCGTGATGGACGGTGACACCGAGAACGCGACGATCTTTAACACGACTAGCATAGCGGATGAGCCCGGGAACGAAGAAgacgaggaggaggaagagcaTGTCAGAGAAATGATAGAG GTTCTCGACTCGAGAATGGACATCGAAGATGAAACTGTCGTTGAAAGACAAACCAAGATTctggaaaatatttgtataactcAAAACGAATATTATGGATTAGTTACAGCAGTGGGAATTCTCGTCGTTCTCTTAGCATCCGTTGTTCTCTTATCTATGCTTGTTTACAG AAAATACGTTTATTCCGTGATCATGAAAAATCGTAGACTCGACAAAACCTGCAGCCGCAGCAGCCATTCCGATGAGCCGTATAGTAGCCGAGTCAAcaacttttcttttatgaGGACAGGTCTTCAAAAACCATTTCAAGCCTC ATCAATTTCGAGATCAATGAGCAATGCCATCAGCCAACGTTTCGCCTCATCGTCTACCGCTCTGGAGGGTGCTGTGGGATTATCTACTGGACGACGTAGCGGTTTCGATCCGAGCGAACCGATTTACACCGATCCCTCGCTCTTCGAGGTCACTCGTTGTTCGAACACCGCGAAATCGACCCTCAACGATAACTTTCATCTTATGTAA